A part of Acidimicrobiales bacterium genomic DNA contains:
- a CDS encoding thioesterase: protein MRSGEVPVLATPRVVALCEEATVAAVDGRLAAGETSVGMRVQLDHLAPTAVGSRVRAEATLERIEGRRLVFTVSVSDARGLVAAGKVTRAIVDSERFLDKTR, encoded by the coding sequence ATGCGCTCCGGCGAGGTTCCCGTCCTGGCCACGCCCCGGGTCGTGGCCCTGTGCGAGGAGGCCACGGTGGCCGCCGTCGACGGGCGGCTGGCGGCCGGCGAGACCTCGGTCGGCATGCGGGTGCAGCTCGACCACCTCGCGCCGACTGCCGTCGGGTCGCGGGTGCGGGCCGAGGCGACCCTCGAGAGGATCGAGGGTCGGCGGCTCGTCTTCACCGTGTCGGTCAGCGACGCCCGCGGCCTGGTCGCGGCGGGCAAGGTGACCCGCGCCATCGTCGACTCCGAGCGCTTCCTCGACAAGACCCGGTAG